From one Erinaceus europaeus chromosome 4, mEriEur2.1, whole genome shotgun sequence genomic stretch:
- the TTLL1 gene encoding polyglutamylase complex subunit TTLL1 isoform X2, producing MAGKVKWVTDIEKSVLINNFEKRGWIQVTENEDWNFYWMSVQTIRNVFSVETGYRLSDDQIVNHFPNHYELTRKDLMVKNIKRYRKELEKEGSPLAEKDENGKYLYLDFVPITYMLPADYNLFVEEFRKSPSSTWIMKPCGKAQGKGIFLINKLSQIKKWSRDSKTSSFVTQSTKEAYVISLYINNPLLIGGRKFDLRLYVLVSTYRPLRCYMYKLGFCRFCTVKYTPSTSELDNMFVHLTNVAIQKHGEDYNHIHGGKWTVSNLRLYLESTRGREVTTKLFDEIHWIIVQSLKAVAPVMNNDKHCFECYGYDIIIDDKLKPWLIEVNASPSLTSSTANDRILKYNLINDTLNIAVPNGEIPDCKWNKSPPKEVLGNYEILYDEELAQGDGADRELRGRPGQALGPRGIRSRDMGRTVLTTWK from the exons ATGGCAGGAAAAGTGAAGTGGGTCACCGACATTGAGAAGTCAGTGCTGATAAATAACTTTGAAAAGCGAGGATGGATCCAAGTGACAGAAAACGAGGACTGGAATTTCTACTG GATGAGCGTGCAGACCATCCGAAACGTTTTCAGCGTGGAGACTGGGTATCGCCTCTCAGATGACCAGATCGTCAACCATTTCCCGAACCACTATGAGCTGACCCGCAAGGATCTGATGGTGAAGAATATTAAGCGGTACAGGAAAGAGCTGGAAAAGGAAGGAAGCCCACTCGCAGAAAAAGACGAAAATGGAAAATACCTCTATCTGG ACTTTGTTCCAATCACCTACATGCTGCCCGCTGACTACAACCTGTTTGTGGAGGAGTTCCGGAAGAGCCCTTCTAGCACGTGGATCATGAAGCCGTGCGGCAAAGCCCAGGGCAAAGGCATCTTTCTCATCAACAAGCTCTCACAAATCAAGAAGTGGTCCCGGGACAGCAAAACCTCCTC GTTTGTGACTCAGTCAACGAAggaagcctatgtgatctctctGTACATCAACAATCCGCTGCTCATTGGTGGGAGGAAGTTCGACCTGCGCTTGTATGTCCTCGTGTCTACCTACCGCCCCCTGCGCTGCTACAT GTATAAACTTGGATTTTGtcgcttctgcacagtcaaataCACGCCAAGTACCAGTGAGCTGGATAACATGTTTGTGCACCTCACCAATGTTGCCATTCAGAAACATGGG GAGGACTACAACCATATCCACGGGGGCAAGTGGACCGTCAGCAACCTGCGGCTCTACCTGGAGAGCACCCGGGGCAGGGAGGTGACCACCAAGCTGTTCGACGAGATCCACTGGATCATCGTGCAGTCACTGAAGGCCGTGGCC CCGGTGATGAACAATGACAAGCACTGCTTTGAGTGCTATGGCTACGACATCATCATCGACGACAAACTGAAGCCCTGGCTGATTGAG gtgaaTGCCTCACCGTCGCTCACCTCCAGCACTGCCAACGATCGAATCCTGAAGTACAACCTCATCAACGACACCCTCAACATTGCGGTTCCCAACGGCGAGATTCCAGACTGCAAGTGGAACAAGTCCCCCCCTAAGGAGGTGCTCGGCAACTATGAGATTCT GTACGACGAAGagctggcacagggggacggagcTGACCGAGAGCTGAGAGGGCGCCCGGGCCAGGCACTAGGGCCCAGAGGGATCCGCTCAAGAGACATGGGGAGAACTGTCCTCACAACCTGGAAGTGA
- the TTLL1 gene encoding polyglutamylase complex subunit TTLL1 isoform X1, with the protein MHARVMAGKVKWVTDIEKSVLINNFEKRGWIQVTENEDWNFYWMSVQTIRNVFSVETGYRLSDDQIVNHFPNHYELTRKDLMVKNIKRYRKELEKEGSPLAEKDENGKYLYLDFVPITYMLPADYNLFVEEFRKSPSSTWIMKPCGKAQGKGIFLINKLSQIKKWSRDSKTSSFVTQSTKEAYVISLYINNPLLIGGRKFDLRLYVLVSTYRPLRCYMYKLGFCRFCTVKYTPSTSELDNMFVHLTNVAIQKHGEDYNHIHGGKWTVSNLRLYLESTRGREVTTKLFDEIHWIIVQSLKAVAPVMNNDKHCFECYGYDIIIDDKLKPWLIEVNASPSLTSSTANDRILKYNLINDTLNIAVPNGEIPDCKWNKSPPKEVLGNYEILYDEELAQGDGADRELRGRPGQALGPRGIRSRDMGRTVLTTWK; encoded by the exons GGTCATGGCAGGAAAAGTGAAGTGGGTCACCGACATTGAGAAGTCAGTGCTGATAAATAACTTTGAAAAGCGAGGATGGATCCAAGTGACAGAAAACGAGGACTGGAATTTCTACTG GATGAGCGTGCAGACCATCCGAAACGTTTTCAGCGTGGAGACTGGGTATCGCCTCTCAGATGACCAGATCGTCAACCATTTCCCGAACCACTATGAGCTGACCCGCAAGGATCTGATGGTGAAGAATATTAAGCGGTACAGGAAAGAGCTGGAAAAGGAAGGAAGCCCACTCGCAGAAAAAGACGAAAATGGAAAATACCTCTATCTGG ACTTTGTTCCAATCACCTACATGCTGCCCGCTGACTACAACCTGTTTGTGGAGGAGTTCCGGAAGAGCCCTTCTAGCACGTGGATCATGAAGCCGTGCGGCAAAGCCCAGGGCAAAGGCATCTTTCTCATCAACAAGCTCTCACAAATCAAGAAGTGGTCCCGGGACAGCAAAACCTCCTC GTTTGTGACTCAGTCAACGAAggaagcctatgtgatctctctGTACATCAACAATCCGCTGCTCATTGGTGGGAGGAAGTTCGACCTGCGCTTGTATGTCCTCGTGTCTACCTACCGCCCCCTGCGCTGCTACAT GTATAAACTTGGATTTTGtcgcttctgcacagtcaaataCACGCCAAGTACCAGTGAGCTGGATAACATGTTTGTGCACCTCACCAATGTTGCCATTCAGAAACATGGG GAGGACTACAACCATATCCACGGGGGCAAGTGGACCGTCAGCAACCTGCGGCTCTACCTGGAGAGCACCCGGGGCAGGGAGGTGACCACCAAGCTGTTCGACGAGATCCACTGGATCATCGTGCAGTCACTGAAGGCCGTGGCC CCGGTGATGAACAATGACAAGCACTGCTTTGAGTGCTATGGCTACGACATCATCATCGACGACAAACTGAAGCCCTGGCTGATTGAG gtgaaTGCCTCACCGTCGCTCACCTCCAGCACTGCCAACGATCGAATCCTGAAGTACAACCTCATCAACGACACCCTCAACATTGCGGTTCCCAACGGCGAGATTCCAGACTGCAAGTGGAACAAGTCCCCCCCTAAGGAGGTGCTCGGCAACTATGAGATTCT GTACGACGAAGagctggcacagggggacggagcTGACCGAGAGCTGAGAGGGCGCCCGGGCCAGGCACTAGGGCCCAGAGGGATCCGCTCAAGAGACATGGGGAGAACTGTCCTCACAACCTGGAAGTGA